A genomic region of Antennarius striatus isolate MH-2024 chromosome 16, ASM4005453v1, whole genome shotgun sequence contains the following coding sequences:
- the LOC137610366 gene encoding uncharacterized protein isoform X2 has protein sequence MLVPALLQTSLVLWLARQTLQGGVKPQTVSWGRALPARGVGIGVKPGVGALGAVGNRYGSKAMKTGFGRYPGAQHGVGYRALGLGSRAGLRPGGYGTQGAYGAGLGMGTGLGTGLTNGLGMALGQGAKRAYGAGLGTPPGYGTFAGIGYPGARPGYGAGNYLGANLGAGGYGPGLGQGAYLGGAAGKLGAGYGDGATGYLGAMGGNGYGGDAAKALAAGYGNGYSDGYGGGLGYTSELADGAQNKAGKREALGTGAYGGQGAYGALGAGLESNGGKYGGGAAQVPYGNAPVIPTGLEGDVGYLHSPQQLALSAEGAKTANKYGAGGFGGQQAGYGAQMGAAQEALGEPARKFSGLKDALGNGYKG, from the exons gAGTCAAACCTCAAACTGTATCCTGGGGGAGGGCGTTACCGGCCAGAG gCGTTGGCATCGGAGTAAAACCTGGAG TCGGGGCCCTGGGAGCCGTGGGGAACCGATATGGCAGCAAAGCGATGAAAACAGGAT TTGGACGGTATCCCGGAGCTCAGCATGGTGTCG GCTACAGAGCTCTCGGATTAGGAAGCAGAGCTGGTCTGAGACCCGGGGGGTACGGAACCCAGGGAGCTTACG GTGCCGGTCTGGGCATGGGGACGGGTCTGGGGACTGGCCTGACCAATGGTCTGGGGATGGCCTTGGGTCAAGGAGCGAAACGCG CTTATGGTGCTGGCCTTGGAACTCCACCAG GATACGGGACTTTTGCTGGCATCGGCTATCCTGGAGCCCGACCAG GTTATGGTGCAGGGAACTACCTGGGGGCCAACCTGGGCGCCGGGGGCTACGGACCAG GTTTGGGACAGGGAGCCTACCTGGGGGGTGCAGCTGGCAAACTCGGAG CAGGGTATGGCGATGGAGCAACAGGATACCTTGGCGCTATGGGAGGCAATGGTTATG GCGGAGACGCTGCAAAGGCTTTGGCTGCAG GTTATGGGAACGGTTACAGTGACGGCTACGGGGGCG GGCTCGGTTACACTTCAGAGTTAGCCGACGGTGCCCAGAACAAAGCAGGGAAGCGTGAAG CCCTCGGTACGGGAGCCTACGGTGGACAGGGGGCGTACG GAGCTCTCGGCGCAGGACTGGAGTCAAACGGAGGCAAATACG GAGGAGGCGCTGCTCAGGTTCCGTATGGTAACGCCCCGGTGATTCCTACAGGACTAGAAG GTGACGTCGGCTACCTGCATTCTCCTCAGCAGCTAGCCCTCAGTGCTGAAGGCGCTAAAACCGCCAACAAATACG GAGCTGGAGGGTTCGGAGGTCAGCAAGCAG GTTACGGCGCTCAAATGGGAGCGGCTCAGGAGGCCTTAG GAGAACCAGCCAGGAAGTTCAGCGGACTGAAGGATGCTCTTGGTAATGGATACAAGG GCTAA
- the LOC137610366 gene encoding uncharacterized protein isoform X3, which yields MLVPALLQTSLVLWLARQTLQGGVKPQTVSWGRALPARGVGIGVKPGVGALGAVGNRYGSKAMKTGFGRYPGAQHGVGGYRALGLGSRAGLRPGGYGTQGAYGAGLGMGTGLGTGLTNGLGMALGQGAKRAYGAGLGTPPGYGTFAGIGYPGARPGYGAGNYLGANLGAGGYGPAGYGDGATGYLGAMGGNGYGGDAAKALAAGYGNGYSDGYGGGLGYTSELADGAQNKAGKREALGTGAYGGQGAYGALGAGLESNGGKYGGGAAQVPYGNAPVIPTGLEGDVGYLHSPQQLALSAEGAKTANKYGAGGFGGQQAGYGAQMGAAQEALGEPARKFSGLKDALGNGYKG from the exons gAGTCAAACCTCAAACTGTATCCTGGGGGAGGGCGTTACCGGCCAGAG gCGTTGGCATCGGAGTAAAACCTGGAG TCGGGGCCCTGGGAGCCGTGGGGAACCGATATGGCAGCAAAGCGATGAAAACAGGAT TTGGACGGTATCCCGGAGCTCAGCATGGTGTCG GAGGCTACAGAGCTCTCGGATTAGGAAGCAGAGCTGGTCTGAGACCCGGGGGGTACGGAACCCAGGGAGCTTACG GTGCCGGTCTGGGCATGGGGACGGGTCTGGGGACTGGCCTGACCAATGGTCTGGGGATGGCCTTGGGTCAAGGAGCGAAACGCG CTTATGGTGCTGGCCTTGGAACTCCACCAG GATACGGGACTTTTGCTGGCATCGGCTATCCTGGAGCCCGACCAG GTTATGGTGCAGGGAACTACCTGGGGGCCAACCTGGGCGCCGGGGGCTACGGACCAG CAGGGTATGGCGATGGAGCAACAGGATACCTTGGCGCTATGGGAGGCAATGGTTATG GCGGAGACGCTGCAAAGGCTTTGGCTGCAG GTTATGGGAACGGTTACAGTGACGGCTACGGGGGCG GGCTCGGTTACACTTCAGAGTTAGCCGACGGTGCCCAGAACAAAGCAGGGAAGCGTGAAG CCCTCGGTACGGGAGCCTACGGTGGACAGGGGGCGTACG GAGCTCTCGGCGCAGGACTGGAGTCAAACGGAGGCAAATACG GAGGAGGCGCTGCTCAGGTTCCGTATGGTAACGCCCCGGTGATTCCTACAGGACTAGAAG GTGACGTCGGCTACCTGCATTCTCCTCAGCAGCTAGCCCTCAGTGCTGAAGGCGCTAAAACCGCCAACAAATACG GAGCTGGAGGGTTCGGAGGTCAGCAAGCAG GTTACGGCGCTCAAATGGGAGCGGCTCAGGAGGCCTTAG GAGAACCAGCCAGGAAGTTCAGCGGACTGAAGGATGCTCTTGGTAATGGATACAAGG GCTAA
- the LOC137610366 gene encoding uncharacterized protein isoform X1, with protein MLVPALLQTSLVLWLARQTLQGGVKPQTVSWGRALPARGVGIGVKPGVGALGAVGNRYGSKAMKTGFGRYPGAQHGVGGYRALGLGSRAGLRPGGYGTQGAYGAGLGMGTGLGTGLTNGLGMALGQGAKRAYGAGLGTPPGYGTFAGIGYPGARPGYGAGNYLGANLGAGGYGPGLGQGAYLGGAAGKLGAGYGDGATGYLGAMGGNGYGGDAAKALAAGYGNGYSDGYGGGLGYTSELADGAQNKAGKREALGTGAYGGQGAYGALGAGLESNGGKYGGGAAQVPYGNAPVIPTGLEGDVGYLHSPQQLALSAEGAKTANKYGAGGFGGQQAGYGAQMGAAQEALGEPARKFSGLKDALGNGYKG; from the exons gAGTCAAACCTCAAACTGTATCCTGGGGGAGGGCGTTACCGGCCAGAG gCGTTGGCATCGGAGTAAAACCTGGAG TCGGGGCCCTGGGAGCCGTGGGGAACCGATATGGCAGCAAAGCGATGAAAACAGGAT TTGGACGGTATCCCGGAGCTCAGCATGGTGTCG GAGGCTACAGAGCTCTCGGATTAGGAAGCAGAGCTGGTCTGAGACCCGGGGGGTACGGAACCCAGGGAGCTTACG GTGCCGGTCTGGGCATGGGGACGGGTCTGGGGACTGGCCTGACCAATGGTCTGGGGATGGCCTTGGGTCAAGGAGCGAAACGCG CTTATGGTGCTGGCCTTGGAACTCCACCAG GATACGGGACTTTTGCTGGCATCGGCTATCCTGGAGCCCGACCAG GTTATGGTGCAGGGAACTACCTGGGGGCCAACCTGGGCGCCGGGGGCTACGGACCAG GTTTGGGACAGGGAGCCTACCTGGGGGGTGCAGCTGGCAAACTCGGAG CAGGGTATGGCGATGGAGCAACAGGATACCTTGGCGCTATGGGAGGCAATGGTTATG GCGGAGACGCTGCAAAGGCTTTGGCTGCAG GTTATGGGAACGGTTACAGTGACGGCTACGGGGGCG GGCTCGGTTACACTTCAGAGTTAGCCGACGGTGCCCAGAACAAAGCAGGGAAGCGTGAAG CCCTCGGTACGGGAGCCTACGGTGGACAGGGGGCGTACG GAGCTCTCGGCGCAGGACTGGAGTCAAACGGAGGCAAATACG GAGGAGGCGCTGCTCAGGTTCCGTATGGTAACGCCCCGGTGATTCCTACAGGACTAGAAG GTGACGTCGGCTACCTGCATTCTCCTCAGCAGCTAGCCCTCAGTGCTGAAGGCGCTAAAACCGCCAACAAATACG GAGCTGGAGGGTTCGGAGGTCAGCAAGCAG GTTACGGCGCTCAAATGGGAGCGGCTCAGGAGGCCTTAG GAGAACCAGCCAGGAAGTTCAGCGGACTGAAGGATGCTCTTGGTAATGGATACAAGG GCTAA
- the LOC137610366 gene encoding uncharacterized protein isoform X4 codes for MLVPALLQTSLVLWLARQTLQGGVKPQTVSWGRALPARGVGIGVKPGVGALGAVGNRYGSKAMKTGFGRYPGAQHGVGGYRALGLGSRAGLRPGGYGTQGAYGAGLGMGTGLGTGLTNGLGMALGQGAKRAYGAGLGTPPGYGTFAGIGYPGARPGYGAGNYLGANLGAGGYGPGLGQGAYLGGAAGKLGAGYGDGATGYLGAMGGNGYGGDAAKALAAGYGNGYSDGYGGALGTGAYGGQGAYGALGAGLESNGGKYGGGAAQVPYGNAPVIPTGLEGDVGYLHSPQQLALSAEGAKTANKYGAGGFGGQQAGYGAQMGAAQEALGEPARKFSGLKDALGNGYKG; via the exons gAGTCAAACCTCAAACTGTATCCTGGGGGAGGGCGTTACCGGCCAGAG gCGTTGGCATCGGAGTAAAACCTGGAG TCGGGGCCCTGGGAGCCGTGGGGAACCGATATGGCAGCAAAGCGATGAAAACAGGAT TTGGACGGTATCCCGGAGCTCAGCATGGTGTCG GAGGCTACAGAGCTCTCGGATTAGGAAGCAGAGCTGGTCTGAGACCCGGGGGGTACGGAACCCAGGGAGCTTACG GTGCCGGTCTGGGCATGGGGACGGGTCTGGGGACTGGCCTGACCAATGGTCTGGGGATGGCCTTGGGTCAAGGAGCGAAACGCG CTTATGGTGCTGGCCTTGGAACTCCACCAG GATACGGGACTTTTGCTGGCATCGGCTATCCTGGAGCCCGACCAG GTTATGGTGCAGGGAACTACCTGGGGGCCAACCTGGGCGCCGGGGGCTACGGACCAG GTTTGGGACAGGGAGCCTACCTGGGGGGTGCAGCTGGCAAACTCGGAG CAGGGTATGGCGATGGAGCAACAGGATACCTTGGCGCTATGGGAGGCAATGGTTATG GCGGAGACGCTGCAAAGGCTTTGGCTGCAG GTTATGGGAACGGTTACAGTGACGGCTACGGGGGCG CCCTCGGTACGGGAGCCTACGGTGGACAGGGGGCGTACG GAGCTCTCGGCGCAGGACTGGAGTCAAACGGAGGCAAATACG GAGGAGGCGCTGCTCAGGTTCCGTATGGTAACGCCCCGGTGATTCCTACAGGACTAGAAG GTGACGTCGGCTACCTGCATTCTCCTCAGCAGCTAGCCCTCAGTGCTGAAGGCGCTAAAACCGCCAACAAATACG GAGCTGGAGGGTTCGGAGGTCAGCAAGCAG GTTACGGCGCTCAAATGGGAGCGGCTCAGGAGGCCTTAG GAGAACCAGCCAGGAAGTTCAGCGGACTGAAGGATGCTCTTGGTAATGGATACAAGG GCTAA